The following coding sequences lie in one Spinacia oleracea cultivar Varoflay chromosome 1, BTI_SOV_V1, whole genome shotgun sequence genomic window:
- the LOC110800501 gene encoding uncharacterized protein: MAKERSSNRSGGRFRRGGQSEEIPVREGDGPMSEDDDEESEDEDFSVSDEGEDDDVTQFVDSDVEEEDLLEVDVGEKTFENSLDGESHLDKVYKNGKLVGEMLYGEIKLEPWMIFSSKEHFLEVLRDFCIQEGFALTPDKHDSKRFTARCYQEQCNWRIHASMLMDGVSWAIKSVTGEHKLCGRLDSNPMVSSEWLCKKLMEDIKSNPDYPVEGLQERCRVMFRIEVKLRLLYKVRNMAKELIHGGFSESYGLLPAYAEMIKRTNPGSYALVTWTKEIVGATPHFKSCFFSFACMIKGFFEGCRPIIGIDGAHLSGTYKGQMLTVIAIDGNNEIFPIAYGIVDGKTGDTWAYFFRCLRQMFRNFGVHREDWTFISDRMRGVDGAVYEVFPQATRRVCAQHLYSNCKQAGWYGTAFHKSFWVAANAYNPYVYNKAMEKIAKIDPKAVDYLSQVPEQWSRHKFEPHVVCDHNTTNFVESFNACTKPFRDMPVYTLMEEARSWCMKKIGSRFDKAVEMGPNQLTEYAAGVLEERSQQSRFCSVTVAGGGEYEVKEGAVKYPIKFDARTCGCGVWQISGIPCRHGLRVIYHQRLEATDFVSHYFKGQAYKLTYSEHIHPMPDPTQWPSFDLPIILPPPMKRASGRPPKLRKRGKHDPKRGKRNSTVRCGKCKEVGHNARTCRGGATAKQKKAAAAAAASGSAGAAAAGASGSAGAAAAGASGSAGAAGSGAAGSQQGGDQGASSSQQQRNASSVLDFVIYA; this comes from the exons atggcaaaGGAGAGGAGTTCTAACAGAAGCGGTGGCAGGTTTAGGAGGGGTGGGCAATCTGAGGAGATTCCAGTCAGGGAGGGTGATGGTCCTATGtcagaagatgatgatgaggagAGTGAGGATGAGGACTTTTCTGTATCTGATGAGGGGGAAGATGATGATGTGACACAGTTTGTGGATTCTGATGTGGAGGAGGAAGACCTTTTGGAAGTGGATGTGGGTGAAAAGACCTTTGAGAATTCATTAGACGGGGAATCACATTTGGATAAGGTGTACAAGAATGGAAAACTTGTGGGGGAGATGCTTTATGGGGAGATTAAACTGGAACCTTGGATGATTTTCTCAAGCAAAGAACATTTCCTAGAGGTGTTAAGGGATTTCTGTATCCAAGAAGGGTTTGCTTTGACTCCGGATAAGCATGATTCCAAGAGGTTCACAGCAAGGTGTTATCAAGAACAATGCAACTGGAGGATTCATGCATCTATGCTCATGGATGGGGTTAGTTGGGCAATTAAGAGTGTGACAGGGGAGCACAAACTGTGTGGCAGATTAGATTCTAACCCCATGGTTAGTTCTGAGTGGTTGTGTAAGAAACTCATGGAGGATATTAAATCTAATCCTGACTATCCTGTTGAGGGCCTACAAGAAAGATGCAGGGTGATGTTTAGGATTGAAGTGAAGTTGAGGTTGTTGTATAAGGTTAGAAATATGGCTAAGGAGTTGATTCATGGGGGGTTTAGTGAGTCCTATGGTCTGCTGCCAGCTTATGCAGAGATGATCAAGAGGACAAATCCCGGAAGCTATGCTCTTGTGACATGGACTAAGGAGATTGTTGGTGCAACCCCTCACTTTAAGTCATGTTTCTTTTCCTTTGCTTGCATGATCAAGGGGTTTTTTGAAGGTTGTAGGCCAATTATTGGCATTGATGGTGCTCACCTCAGTGGAACCTACAAGGGACAAATGCTCACTGTAATTGCCATAGATGGGAACAATGAGATATTCCCAATTGCTTATGGGATTGTTGATGGAAAAACTGGAGACACTTGGGCATACTTCTTCAGATGCTTGAGACAAATGTTCAGAAACTTTGGTGTGCACAGAGAGGACTGGACTTTCATAAGTGACAGAATGAGG GGTGTGGATGGTGCTGTTTATGAAGTGTTCCCCCAAGCAACAAGGAGAGTGTGTGCCCAACACTTGTACTCCAACTGTAAACAAGCTGGCTGGTATGGAACTGCCTTCCATAAGTCCTTCTGGGTTGCTGCAAATGCATACAACCCATATGTGTACAACAAGGCAATGGAGAAGATTGCCAAAATTGATCCAAAGGCTGTGGATTATCTGTCCCAAGTGCCAGAGCAGTGGTCAAGGCACAAGTTTGAACCACATGTGGTTTGTGATCACAACACCACCAATTTTGTTGAATCTTTCAACGCTTGTACCAAGCCTTTTAGAGACATGCCAGTGTACACTCTGATGGAAG AGGCTAGGAGTTGGTGTATGAAGAAGATTGGGTCTAGATTTGACAAGGCTGTAGAAATGGGGCCAAACCAATTGACTGAATATGCTGCTGGGGTATTAGAAGAGAGGAGTCAACAGTCTAGGTTTTGTTCTGTAACAGTTGCTGGGGGAGGGGAATATGAAGTGAAAGAGGGGGCTGTCAAATACCCTATTAAGTTTGATGCAAGGACTTGTGGTTGTGGAGTATGGCAAATATCTGGCATACCTTGCAGACATGGCCTTAGGGTTATTTACCACCAAAGACTTGAGGCTACTGATTTTGTGTCTCACTACTTCAAAGGGCAAGCATACAAGTTAACTTACTCAGAGCACATACACCCCATGCCTGACCCAACCCAATGGCCTTCTTTTGACCTTCCTATTATCCTCCCACCACCCATGAAGAGAGCATCTGGTAGACCCCCTAAACTGAGAAAAAGAGGTAAACATGATCcaaaaaggggaaagagaaatagCACTGTGAGGTGTGGTAAGTGCAAGGAGGTGGGACACAATGCAAGGACATGCAGAGGTGGGGCCACAGCAAAGCAAAAGaaggctgctgctgctgctgctgcttctggTTCTGCTGGTGCAGCTGCTGCTGGTGCTTCTGGTTCTGCTGGTGCAGCTGCTGCTGGTGCTTCTGGTTCTGCTGGTGCAGCTGGTTCTGGTGCAGCTGGTTCACAGCAAGGGGGAGATCAAGGTGCTTCCAGTTCACAGCAACAACGTAATGCATCAAGCGTacttgattttgtgatttatgcATAA
- the LOC110800495 gene encoding 40S ribosomal protein S14 gives MSRNRKTREPKEETITLGPAVREGEHVFGVAHIFASFNDTFIHVTDLSGRETLVRITGGMKVKADRDESSPYAAMLAAQDVSTRCKELGITALHIKLRATGGNKTKTPGPGAQSALRALARSGMKIGRIEDVTPIPTDSTRRKGGRRGRRL, from the exons ATG TCGAGGAATAGAAAGACCAGAGAGCCTAAGGAAGAGACTATAACTCTCGGTCCAGCTGTTAGAGAGGGAGAGCATGTTTTTGGCGTTGCTCACATTTTCGCCTCTTTCAATGATACCTTCATC CATGTCACTGATTTGTCCGGGAGAGAAACCCTTGTTCGTATCACAG GTGGGATGAAGGTTAAAGCTGACAGGGATGAGTCTTCTCCTTATGCTGCTATGCTTGCTGCCCAAGATGTTTCAACACGTTGCAAG GAACTTGGCATCACTGCTCTCCATATCAAGCTCCGTGCTACTGGAGGAAACAAGACTAAGACTCCTGGGCCAGGTGCTCAGTCTGCACTTAGAGCCCTTGCTCGTTCAGGCATGAAAATTGGCCGTATTG AGGATGTGACCCCCATCCCAACCGATAGTACTCGCCGAAAGGGAGGAAGAAGGGGAAGGAGGCTGTGA